The following proteins are encoded in a genomic region of Bernardetia sp. MNP-M8:
- a CDS encoding prolyl oligopeptidase family serine peptidase, which yields MKLIKPILKIVLFLIIIVSLVIGTMIWSLSYIDEDILTDTVSETKIKFGDFKEGEILKKQKLDGFKYWFLETSGVFFSKFKPLKNTIHYSIAYKSDGLIVTGSMVTPKKEGVYPCIIFNRGGNKDYGRLNFRMVNIYMTALAEQGYVVIASNYRGNSGSEGKEEFGGADVNDVLNLVPALSEEPMANTSKIGLYGHSRGGMMTYKALQNSEIFKTAVVMAGSANEFTSIKDRPALEKNVHAELIPNYYENKEEELKARSVCFWAEELSKTPLLLLHGIDDKRVNYDEVVELTTKLDSLNFPYQLLSFTKGDHTLSKNKKQANARIINWFNKYLREEQSYNETQNKVTIPLL from the coding sequence ATGAAATTAATTAAACCAATACTTAAAATAGTATTATTCTTAATCATAATTGTAAGTTTAGTCATCGGTACTATGATATGGAGTTTATCATATATAGATGAAGATATTTTAACTGATACAGTTTCTGAAACTAAGATAAAATTTGGCGATTTTAAAGAAGGGGAAATATTAAAAAAGCAAAAGTTAGACGGATTTAAGTATTGGTTTTTAGAAACATCAGGTGTGTTTTTTTCTAAATTTAAGCCTTTAAAAAACACGATACACTATTCCATAGCCTACAAAAGTGATGGTTTGATTGTAACAGGTAGTATGGTAACACCCAAGAAAGAAGGAGTTTATCCATGTATTATCTTTAATAGAGGTGGAAATAAAGATTATGGAAGACTTAACTTTAGAATGGTTAATATATATATGACTGCATTAGCAGAACAAGGTTATGTAGTTATAGCTTCTAATTATAGAGGAAATAGTGGTAGTGAAGGAAAAGAAGAGTTTGGGGGGGCAGATGTAAATGATGTATTAAATTTAGTACCAGCACTTTCAGAAGAGCCTATGGCAAATACTTCTAAAATAGGTTTATATGGTCATAGTAGAGGGGGTATGATGACTTATAAAGCTCTGCAAAACTCAGAGATATTCAAAACAGCTGTTGTAATGGCAGGTTCTGCTAATGAGTTTACATCAATAAAAGATCGTCCAGCATTAGAAAAAAATGTACATGCTGAGTTAATTCCCAATTATTATGAAAATAAGGAGGAAGAATTAAAAGCTAGATCTGTATGTTTTTGGGCAGAAGAGCTTAGTAAAACTCCCTTACTTTTATTGCATGGTATTGATGATAAGAGAGTTAATTATGATGAAGTAGTAGAATTGACCACTAAACTTGATAGTTTAAATTTTCCCTATCAATTATTATCTTTTACAAAAGGGGATCATACTCTATCTAAAAATAAGAAGCAAGCAAATGCAAGAATTATTAATTGGTTCAATAAATATTTACGAGAAGAGCAAAGCTACAATGAAACTCAAAATAAAGTAACTATACCACTTCTTTAA
- a CDS encoding sigma-54 dependent transcriptional regulator: protein MPKKILIIDDEAAIRHTLRDILEYEKYEIDEAKDGQQGLDMLLINNYDVVLCDIKMPKMDGIEVLQKSTELGRENAFIMISAHGNIETAVECTKKGAFDFIEKPPDLNRLLVTIRNAMEKTQLVTETKTLKKKVPKTIDIIGESQAIHDVKETIEKVAPTDARVMITGPNGSGKELVAKWLHEKSERSAHLLVEVNCAAIPSELIESELFGHEKGSFTSAIKQRIGKFELADKGTLFLDEIGDMSLSAQAKVLRALQEHKITRVGGDKEIKVDVRVVAATNKNLKEEIKNGNFREDLYHRLGVILIKVPALNDRRDDIPLLVEHFLDQIATEYGEPKKKIDAAALKELQKHDWTGNIRELRNVVERLIIMSGKAITADDVKKHA from the coding sequence ATGCCAAAAAAAATTCTTATCATAGACGATGAAGCTGCCATTCGTCATACACTCCGAGATATTTTGGAGTACGAAAAGTACGAAATAGATGAAGCCAAAGACGGACAGCAAGGTCTTGATATGTTGCTTATTAATAATTACGATGTGGTTTTATGTGACATCAAAATGCCAAAAATGGACGGCATAGAAGTATTACAAAAATCTACCGAGCTAGGTAGAGAAAACGCTTTTATCATGATTTCGGCACACGGAAACATCGAAACTGCTGTTGAATGTACCAAAAAAGGAGCATTTGATTTTATCGAAAAACCACCCGATTTGAATCGTCTTTTGGTTACAATTCGTAATGCAATGGAAAAAACCCAGCTCGTTACAGAAACCAAAACATTAAAGAAAAAAGTCCCTAAAACGATTGATATTATTGGAGAATCACAGGCTATTCACGATGTAAAAGAAACTATCGAAAAAGTTGCGCCTACAGATGCTCGTGTTATGATTACAGGACCTAATGGTTCAGGAAAAGAGTTAGTTGCTAAGTGGTTACACGAAAAAAGTGAGCGTTCGGCGCATCTTTTAGTAGAGGTAAACTGTGCTGCTATTCCTTCTGAGCTTATAGAAAGTGAGCTTTTCGGACACGAAAAAGGCTCTTTTACATCAGCTATCAAACAACGTATTGGTAAGTTTGAATTGGCAGATAAAGGTACTTTATTTCTTGATGAAATTGGCGACATGAGTCTTTCGGCACAAGCAAAAGTTTTACGTGCTTTGCAAGAACACAAAATTACTCGTGTGGGTGGTGATAAAGAAATTAAAGTTGATGTTCGTGTAGTGGCTGCAACCAATAAAAATCTAAAAGAAGAAATAAAAAATGGAAATTTTAGAGAAGACTTGTACCATCGTTTGGGTGTTATTTTGATAAAAGTTCCTGCTCTCAATGATCGTAGAGATGATATTCCTCTTTTGGTGGAACATTTTTTAGATCAAATTGCTACTGAATATGGTGAGCCTAAAAAGAAAATTGATGCAGCAGCATTGAAAGAACTTCAAAAACACGACTGGACAGGAAATATTCGTGAACTCAGAAATGTAGTAGAAAGACTTATCATCATGAGTGGAAAAGCAATCACAGCTGATGATGTAAAAAAACATGCTTAG